Proteins encoded within one genomic window of Candidatus Amarolinea dominans:
- a CDS encoding lactate utilization protein — protein MKPDPDRTGFDEILRRVRTAVANPALAADRRLAGETRLAGETEFLGNALVARWQQEFRALSGHAYGPLTPAAAVGQARDLLVARGAHEVLAWDDEALPVPNLSQALAAVGIKTIHPQVNTDHAALDHVAVGITGASAGLADTGSIIVTSGAGRARSAALVPPVYLAFLPVRSIYPDLPTWMAQEGARLLPGTANLVIITGPSRTADIELTLIIGVHGPGEIHVILIDETAADDPIG, from the coding sequence ATGAAACCTGATCCAGATCGCACCGGGTTTGATGAAATCCTGCGCCGCGTGCGCACCGCGGTGGCAAACCCGGCCCTGGCCGCAGACCGCAGGCTTGCGGGAGAAACCCGGCTTGCGGGAGAAACCGAATTTCTTGGCAACGCCCTTGTGGCGCGCTGGCAGCAGGAGTTCCGCGCCCTGAGTGGGCACGCCTACGGCCCACTGACGCCGGCGGCCGCGGTCGGGCAAGCCCGCGACCTGCTGGTTGCGCGGGGCGCCCATGAGGTGTTAGCCTGGGATGACGAGGCCCTGCCTGTGCCCAATCTCAGTCAGGCGCTGGCCGCGGTTGGGATCAAAACGATCCATCCGCAGGTCAACACGGACCATGCTGCGCTCGATCACGTTGCTGTCGGCATCACAGGCGCCAGCGCCGGCCTGGCCGACACCGGCAGCATCATCGTGACCAGCGGCGCAGGGCGGGCGCGCAGCGCCGCGCTGGTACCGCCCGTGTACCTGGCCTTCCTACCCGTCCGCAGCATCTACCCGGATTTGCCCACCTGGATGGCGCAGGAGGGGGCGCGCCTGCTGCCGGGGACGGCCAACCTGGTCATCATCACCGGGCCAAGCCGCACAGCCGACATCGAACTGACCCTCATCATTGGCGTCCACGGCCCTGGCGAAATCCACGTCATCCTGATTGATGAAACAGCAGCCGATGATCCCATTGGCTGA
- a CDS encoding SDR family oxidoreductase, with protein sequence MTTQHLLVTGATGYVGGRLIPLLLAAGHRVRVLARDPARLQGRPWLAQVEVVQGDVLQAQTLPAAMAGITAAYYLVHSMSDSPDFHERDVTAATNFGRAGREAGVQRIIYLGGLGDTQADLSPHLRSRQATGDALRAAVASPDAAPSPTTVTEFRAAVIVGSGSLSFEMIRYLTERVPVMICPRWVYTRVQPIAVRDVLNYLVSALAVPESADRILEIGGADVLNYGQMMTGYAQARGLRRWLLPVPVLTPRLSSYWVHWVTPVPAAIAQPLIQGLRNEVIVRENSARRIFPSIRPLDYATALRFTLAKLDAGEVQTTWKDALVSSQGDVPPVSFTVQEGILIEQRQQVVAAAPETAFRIFAGIGGRRGWFYANWAWELRGLADRLIGGVGLRRGRRHPDDLRVGDALDFWRVEAVEAPRLLRLRAEMKVPGLAWLQFETQPQPDGRTRLVQTAFFASKGLFGLLYWYALYPLHGLIFSGMIREIARRAEQTAPKP encoded by the coding sequence ATGACAACGCAGCATCTTTTGGTTACCGGCGCCACCGGCTATGTCGGCGGCCGCCTGATTCCGCTCTTGCTGGCGGCCGGGCATCGCGTGCGTGTGCTGGCCCGCGATCCGGCCCGTTTGCAGGGCCGCCCCTGGCTGGCGCAGGTGGAGGTGGTGCAGGGCGATGTCCTGCAGGCGCAAACGCTCCCCGCGGCCATGGCCGGCATCACCGCGGCCTACTACTTGGTGCATAGCATGAGCGACAGCCCTGATTTCCACGAGCGCGACGTCACCGCGGCCACCAACTTTGGCCGCGCCGGCCGGGAGGCCGGCGTGCAGCGCATCATCTACCTGGGCGGCCTGGGCGATACGCAGGCCGATCTTTCGCCGCACCTGCGCTCGCGCCAGGCTACCGGCGACGCCTTGCGCGCCGCGGTTGCGTCCCCGGACGCGGCGCCTTCACCCACGACCGTCACCGAATTCCGCGCCGCGGTCATCGTCGGTTCGGGCAGCCTTTCCTTCGAAATGATCCGCTACCTGACCGAGCGCGTGCCGGTTATGATCTGCCCGCGTTGGGTCTACACGCGCGTGCAGCCGATTGCGGTTCGTGATGTGCTCAATTACCTGGTTTCCGCGCTGGCCGTGCCCGAAAGCGCCGATCGCATCCTGGAAATTGGCGGCGCCGATGTGCTGAACTACGGCCAGATGATGACCGGCTACGCGCAGGCGCGCGGGCTGCGCCGCTGGCTGCTGCCCGTGCCGGTGCTCACCCCGCGCCTCTCGTCCTATTGGGTGCATTGGGTGACGCCCGTGCCCGCGGCCATTGCGCAGCCGTTGATCCAGGGCCTGCGCAACGAAGTCATCGTGCGAGAGAACAGCGCCCGGCGCATCTTCCCATCCATCCGGCCTCTCGACTACGCCACCGCGCTGCGCTTCACCCTGGCGAAACTGGACGCCGGCGAGGTGCAGACCACCTGGAAAGATGCCCTGGTCAGCAGTCAGGGCGACGTTCCGCCGGTGTCGTTCACCGTGCAGGAAGGCATCCTCATCGAGCAGCGCCAGCAGGTGGTCGCGGCCGCGCCTGAGACCGCGTTCCGCATCTTCGCCGGCATAGGAGGCCGCCGCGGCTGGTTCTACGCCAACTGGGCCTGGGAACTGCGCGGCCTGGCCGACCGCTTGATCGGCGGTGTGGGGCTGCGCCGAGGCCGCCGCCATCCCGATGACCTGCGCGTGGGCGATGCCCTCGATTTCTGGCGCGTCGAAGCCGTCGAAGCCCCGCGGCTGCTGCGTCTGCGCGCCGAGATGAAAGTCCCCGGCCTGGCCTGGCTGCAGTTCGAGACCCAGCCGCAGCCCGATGGCCGCACCCGGCTGGTGCAAACCGCCTTCTTCGCCTCCAAAGGTCTCTTCGGCCTGCTCTACTGGTATGCCCTCTACCCCCTGCACGGATTGATCTTCTCCGGCATGATCCGTGAAATCGCCCGCCGCGCCGAACAAACCGCCCCCAAACCGTAG
- a CDS encoding (Fe-S)-binding protein yields the protein MSATSVNAGPRPRRVSLFVTCLLDHLSPQTAEAVVTILERQGLTVDVPAGQTCCGQPAFNGGFWDEARQMARHTIRVLEKSNNPIVVPSGSCADMIVHHFPELFQDEPSWLARSERLASRVVEFSQFLVDHLGVTDLGAVAAGTLTYHASCHLTRGLGVRRQPEALLAQVQGATIVALPQADECCGFGGLFSIKFPHIAEDMLANKLRHLEESGADCLVGCDYSCLLHIGAGLHRQGKAVRVAHLADILVNTGQKAWPEPPSAAPPAGQ from the coding sequence ATGTCTGCAACTTCTGTCAACGCCGGGCCGCGGCCCAGGCGGGTCAGTCTGTTTGTCACCTGCTTGTTGGATCACCTCTCCCCTCAGACGGCTGAGGCGGTGGTCACCATCCTGGAGCGCCAGGGGTTGACCGTGGATGTGCCGGCCGGGCAAACCTGCTGCGGGCAACCTGCCTTCAACGGCGGCTTCTGGGACGAAGCCCGGCAGATGGCCCGCCACACCATCCGCGTCCTGGAGAAATCCAACAACCCGATCGTGGTTCCCTCCGGGTCGTGCGCCGACATGATCGTTCATCACTTCCCCGAGCTCTTCCAGGATGAGCCGTCCTGGCTGGCGCGCAGCGAGCGCCTGGCGAGCCGCGTGGTGGAGTTCAGCCAATTCCTGGTAGACCACCTGGGTGTCACCGACCTGGGCGCCGTGGCCGCGGGTACCCTCACCTACCACGCCTCGTGCCATTTGACGCGCGGCCTGGGCGTTCGGCGGCAGCCGGAGGCCCTGCTGGCCCAGGTGCAGGGCGCAACGATTGTCGCGCTGCCGCAGGCCGACGAATGCTGCGGCTTCGGCGGCCTGTTCAGCATCAAATTCCCGCACATTGCGGAGGACATGCTCGCCAACAAGCTGCGCCACCTGGAGGAGAGCGGCGCCGACTGCCTGGTCGGTTGCGATTACTCCTGCCTGTTGCACATCGGCGCGGGCCTGCACCGCCAGGGCAAGGCCGTGCGCGTGGCCCACCTGGCCGACATCCTGGTCAACACCGGCCAGAAGGCGTGGCCAGAGCCGCCATCAGCCGCCCCTCCTGCAGGTCAATGA
- a CDS encoding EamA family transporter, which translates to MSNDSSPARGYALVLTAAALWGTLGLFYKVLIDRFGLTPLTVASYRSLLAGLILLAVLALRKPRLLAVNRHDLPLLVAYGVFGVAGFFIAYAYAIDLVGVAVAAVLLYTAPAWVGLIAWRWLGEEMHRRLLMALGLTLVGSVLVAGLYDVSHLRLNGLGVLAGLAAGLGYGLWSVFNKIAVARYSAWTVQTYALLIGAGCFLLLAPAGQLLGPLALPSSWPWLLAMAVIPTLGGALTYSLGVRWVPVSVASVVATLEPVIAGALAYLLLGERLALLQIAGGAAIISAVLLLRPPVSPGSDVFEPNSECTQNPNRP; encoded by the coding sequence ATGTCAAACGATTCGTCGCCAGCGCGTGGCTACGCGCTGGTTCTGACGGCCGCGGCGCTGTGGGGCACGCTCGGTCTGTTCTACAAAGTGCTGATTGATCGCTTTGGTCTGACGCCGCTGACGGTGGCGTCCTATCGCAGTCTGCTGGCCGGGCTGATTCTACTGGCTGTGCTGGCGCTGCGCAAACCGCGGCTGCTGGCGGTCAACCGGCACGACTTACCGCTGCTCGTCGCCTATGGGGTGTTTGGCGTGGCCGGCTTCTTCATCGCCTACGCCTACGCGATTGACCTGGTGGGTGTGGCAGTGGCCGCGGTGCTGCTCTACACCGCGCCGGCCTGGGTAGGATTGATTGCCTGGCGCTGGCTGGGTGAGGAGATGCACCGGCGTCTGCTCATGGCCCTGGGGCTGACGTTGGTCGGATCGGTGCTGGTTGCGGGACTGTACGATGTGAGTCACCTGCGGTTGAACGGCCTGGGAGTTCTGGCCGGCCTGGCCGCCGGCCTCGGCTATGGGCTATGGAGCGTCTTCAATAAGATCGCTGTGGCCCGCTATTCCGCCTGGACCGTGCAGACGTACGCGCTGCTGATCGGGGCCGGCTGCTTTCTGCTGCTGGCGCCGGCAGGGCAGCTGCTCGGCCCGCTGGCGCTGCCGTCAAGCTGGCCCTGGCTGCTGGCGATGGCCGTCATACCGACGTTGGGCGGCGCCTTGACCTACTCACTGGGCGTGCGCTGGGTGCCGGTCAGCGTCGCCAGCGTCGTCGCCACCCTGGAGCCGGTCATCGCCGGCGCGCTGGCCTACCTGCTGCTGGGCGAAAGGCTGGCCCTGCTGCAGATCGCGGGCGGCGCAGCGATCATCAGCGCGGTGCTGCTGCTGCGGCCGCCCGTCTCCCCAGGTTCAGATGTCTTCGAGCCAAATTCAGAATGCACCCAGAATCCAAATAGGCCTTGA
- a CDS encoding AAA family ATPase, producing MKFPYGISDFHKLITEDYFYVDRTDRIPVIEEMGEQLLFLRPRRFGKSLWLSTLANYYDVARAGEFERLFGHLAVGQNPTPRHNQYFVLRWDFSLVAAYGDANEIAQALHRHVNGRIQDFVTYYQQMLPGPIEIHPTDALVSLQSVLTAISQTPHKLYLLIDEYDNFANELAMSGQPTGKARYDALLRGEGALKTLFKAVKGATSGFGLDRVFITGVSPIVLSDLTSGYNSARNIYLQPALNDLCGFTEVEIADALSQVADACRFSASQTAEALEMMRTFYNGYRFCEEPAPPVYNPTLALYFMQEFQQNCRNPSHMLDSNLAMDRGKLAYIASLPDGGQVLLDAVQEEPPLALSVLADRFGVEDMLTAAKDAPFMASFLYYFGVLTFGGRTSLGHLILRIPNLVARKLYVERVQDMLLPDVRAQDAGRQATDQFLLSGDLGPVCAFVEQRYFRVFDNRDYRWANELTVKTVFLTLLFNDIAYIMDSEPALARAYADLSMIVRPEMRQYALPDLLFEFKYVALSEAGMTAEQVRGLTAETLRAVPVVAPRVAEATARLAEYRTALQAKYGDRLRLRCYAVVSLGFERLVWEECR from the coding sequence ATGAAATTTCCATACGGTATCAGCGACTTTCATAAGTTGATTACGGAAGACTACTTCTACGTGGATCGCACCGACCGCATCCCGGTGATTGAAGAAATGGGCGAGCAGCTGCTGTTTCTGCGGCCGCGGCGTTTTGGCAAGAGTCTATGGCTTTCGACGCTGGCGAACTATTACGACGTCGCGCGGGCCGGGGAATTCGAGCGCCTGTTTGGTCACCTGGCGGTGGGGCAGAACCCGACGCCGCGTCACAATCAGTATTTCGTGCTGCGCTGGGACTTTTCGCTGGTCGCTGCGTATGGCGACGCGAATGAGATTGCGCAGGCGTTGCACCGTCATGTCAATGGTCGTATCCAGGACTTTGTGACCTACTACCAACAGATGTTGCCAGGCCCTATCGAGATTCACCCAACCGACGCCCTGGTGTCGCTGCAATCGGTGTTGACGGCCATCAGCCAAACTCCGCATAAGCTGTACTTGCTGATTGACGAGTACGACAACTTTGCCAACGAGCTGGCCATGAGCGGACAGCCGACTGGGAAGGCGCGCTACGATGCGCTGCTGCGCGGGGAAGGGGCGCTGAAGACGCTGTTCAAGGCCGTCAAGGGCGCAACCAGTGGATTTGGATTGGATCGGGTCTTCATCACAGGAGTATCGCCGATCGTGCTGAGCGACTTGACCAGCGGCTATAACTCAGCGCGCAACATTTACTTGCAGCCTGCCCTGAATGATCTGTGTGGCTTCACGGAGGTCGAGATTGCTGATGCTTTGAGCCAGGTTGCTGATGCCTGCCGCTTTTCCGCCAGCCAGACTGCAGAGGCGCTGGAGATGATGCGTACCTTCTACAATGGCTACCGTTTCTGCGAGGAACCTGCACCGCCGGTCTACAATCCCACCCTGGCGCTTTATTTCATGCAGGAGTTCCAGCAGAATTGCCGCAATCCCAGCCACATGCTGGACAGCAACCTGGCGATGGATCGCGGCAAGCTGGCGTACATCGCCAGCCTGCCCGACGGGGGGCAGGTGCTGCTGGATGCCGTCCAGGAGGAGCCGCCGCTGGCGCTGTCGGTGCTGGCCGACCGCTTCGGGGTTGAGGACATGCTGACGGCGGCCAAGGATGCGCCGTTCATGGCGTCGTTTCTCTACTATTTTGGTGTGCTGACCTTCGGCGGGCGCACGTCCCTGGGCCATTTGATCTTGCGCATCCCGAACCTGGTGGCGCGCAAGCTGTACGTCGAGCGCGTTCAGGACATGCTGCTGCCAGACGTCCGCGCCCAGGATGCGGGACGGCAGGCGACCGATCAGTTTCTGCTCAGCGGCGACCTGGGCCCGGTGTGTGCATTCGTGGAGCAGCGCTACTTCCGGGTTTTCGACAACCGTGACTACCGCTGGGCCAATGAACTGACGGTCAAGACGGTGTTTCTGACGCTGCTGTTCAACGATATTGCCTACATCATGGATTCGGAGCCGGCATTGGCGCGGGCGTATGCCGATCTCAGCATGATCGTGCGGCCGGAGATGCGACAGTACGCGCTGCCCGACCTCTTGTTCGAGTTCAAGTATGTGGCCCTGTCAGAGGCGGGGATGACGGCGGAGCAGGTGCGTGGTTTGACGGCGGAGACGCTGCGTGCGGTACCCGTGGTAGCGCCGCGCGTAGCGGAGGCAACCGCCCGCCTGGCGGAGTATCGGACGGCGCTGCAGGCCAAATATGGCGACCGCTTACGCCTGCGCTGCTACGCCGTCGTCAGCCTGGGCTTCGAGCGATTGGTGTGGGAGGAATGCCGTTGA
- a CDS encoding iron-sulfur cluster-binding protein translates to MHTAPISLYDRIETGMHNDIMRAALGAATGRFATQRLASLATLPDADAVRDRARAMRRRTIAQLDRYLIELSDQVEAAGGVVHWAPDAAAAQRIITGIAQANQVRTIIKSKSMVTEEIHLNAALEAAGLQVIETDLGEYIAQLAEEPPSHIIAPVLHKTRQEIGRLFQQKLGVDYVDDPAALAAIARRVLRQAFLSADMGISGVNFAVASTGTLTLVTNEGNGRMCTSLPRIHVAVMGIERIVPTPDDLALVLQILARSATGQKLSVYTSLLTGPRRAADPDGPEQLHLVLVDNGRSSILQSDLAEILTCIRCGACLNVCPVYRSIGGHAYGSTYPGPVGSVLTPLLAGMDEFGELAHASSLCGACREVCPVRIDLPGLLLKLRHDTVQAGHPPLWLRLGLQAYALAVTHPWLYRLGGKLASAGTRLLAREGWIRRLPGPLSAWTGQRDFPAFAPRSFQESWARRRQSPTPGQE, encoded by the coding sequence ATGCATACTGCACCCATCTCTCTGTATGACCGCATCGAAACCGGGATGCACAACGACATCATGCGCGCAGCGTTGGGCGCCGCCACCGGCCGCTTTGCCACGCAGCGCCTGGCCTCCCTCGCCACGCTGCCCGACGCCGACGCGGTGCGTGACCGGGCGCGTGCCATGCGCCGGCGCACCATCGCCCAACTCGATCGCTACCTGATCGAATTGAGCGACCAGGTGGAGGCGGCTGGCGGCGTGGTGCATTGGGCGCCCGATGCGGCCGCCGCGCAGCGCATCATCACCGGCATCGCCCAGGCCAACCAGGTGCGGACGATCATCAAATCCAAATCCATGGTGACGGAGGAAATTCACCTCAACGCGGCGCTGGAAGCGGCCGGCCTGCAGGTGATCGAAACCGACCTGGGCGAATACATCGCGCAATTGGCCGAGGAACCGCCCTCGCACATCATCGCGCCGGTGCTGCACAAGACGCGCCAGGAGATCGGACGCCTGTTCCAGCAGAAACTGGGCGTGGATTACGTGGACGACCCGGCCGCGCTGGCGGCCATTGCCCGCCGCGTCCTGCGCCAGGCCTTTCTGAGCGCGGACATGGGCATCAGCGGCGTTAATTTTGCCGTCGCCAGCACGGGCACGCTGACGCTGGTCACCAATGAGGGCAACGGCCGTATGTGTACCTCGCTGCCACGCATCCACGTGGCGGTGATGGGCATCGAGCGCATCGTACCGACACCTGACGATCTGGCCCTCGTCCTGCAGATCCTCGCGCGCAGCGCCACCGGCCAGAAGCTGAGCGTCTACACGTCGCTGTTGACCGGGCCGCGCCGCGCCGCAGACCCCGACGGGCCAGAGCAGTTGCACCTGGTGCTGGTGGACAACGGGCGTAGCAGTATCCTGCAGAGCGACCTGGCCGAAATACTCACCTGCATCCGCTGCGGCGCCTGCCTCAACGTCTGCCCGGTCTATCGCAGTATTGGCGGCCACGCCTATGGTTCCACCTATCCGGGACCGGTGGGCAGCGTGCTCACCCCGCTGCTGGCCGGGATGGATGAATTTGGCGAGCTGGCGCACGCCTCATCGCTGTGCGGCGCCTGCCGGGAGGTGTGCCCGGTGCGTATTGACCTGCCTGGGCTGTTGCTCAAGCTGCGCCATGACACCGTGCAGGCCGGGCATCCGCCTCTGTGGTTGCGCCTGGGCCTGCAAGCCTACGCGCTGGCGGTTACCCACCCGTGGCTTTACCGGCTGGGCGGTAAGCTGGCCTCTGCCGGCACGCGCCTGCTGGCCAGGGAGGGCTGGATCCGTCGCTTGCCCGGCCCGTTGAGCGCCTGGACCGGTCAGCGGGACTTTCCCGCGTTTGCGCCCCGCTCCTTCCAGGAATCGTGGGCGCGACGCCGCCAGTCCCCGACGCCAGGGCAGGAGTGA
- a CDS encoding NAD-binding protein, with translation MSLWWREWRASWRDTLILLREFRLPLFISVIAFGGGGLLYFALAQEAHAPIESVPEAIYIVLSQAFLQSAGDFPNQWYLQAFYFVMPLIGIGTLARGLTDFGVMLFNRRARGKEWEMAVASTFSQHVVLIGLGHLGFRVAQHLHSMHQDVVAIEMNPSETLVAEVRALNIPVIHDDGLRETTLLAAGVRQARAIMLCTQQDSLNLQMAVKARSLNPTIQVVLRIFDDDFAESLHKQFGFKAFSATGMAAPAFAAAAAGVDITYPLTIEGQPLSLARFNLVAHSALVGCTIAEIEERDDVSIVLLRHQGVPDLHPAHDRRLSAGDVIAVLGSPSRLNQMVAKNQ, from the coding sequence TTGAGCCTGTGGTGGCGTGAGTGGCGTGCATCCTGGCGCGACACGTTGATCTTGCTGCGTGAATTTCGCCTGCCGCTGTTCATTTCCGTGATCGCCTTCGGCGGCGGCGGGTTGCTCTACTTCGCCCTGGCGCAGGAGGCCCACGCGCCGATCGAGTCGGTTCCCGAAGCCATCTACATCGTGCTGTCGCAGGCGTTCTTGCAGTCGGCCGGCGATTTTCCCAATCAGTGGTACCTGCAGGCTTTTTATTTTGTCATGCCCCTCATCGGCATCGGCACATTGGCGCGCGGCCTGACCGATTTTGGCGTGATGCTCTTCAACCGTCGCGCGCGCGGCAAGGAGTGGGAAATGGCTGTTGCTTCGACGTTTAGCCAGCATGTCGTGCTGATTGGCCTGGGACACCTGGGGTTCCGCGTGGCTCAGCACTTGCACAGTATGCACCAGGATGTGGTCGCGATTGAAATGAACCCGAGCGAAACCCTGGTGGCCGAGGTGCGCGCCCTGAATATCCCCGTGATTCATGATGATGGCCTCCGGGAGACGACCCTGCTCGCGGCCGGCGTGCGCCAGGCGCGCGCCATCATGCTCTGTACTCAGCAGGATAGCCTCAACCTGCAAATGGCGGTCAAGGCGCGCAGCCTCAACCCGACGATCCAGGTCGTGCTGCGCATCTTCGATGACGATTTCGCCGAGTCCCTGCACAAACAGTTCGGTTTCAAGGCCTTCAGCGCGACGGGCATGGCCGCGCCCGCCTTTGCCGCGGCCGCGGCCGGCGTGGACATCACCTACCCGCTAACGATCGAAGGCCAGCCGCTTTCCCTGGCGCGTTTCAATCTGGTCGCACACTCGGCCCTGGTCGGCTGCACCATTGCCGAGATCGAGGAGCGCGATGATGTCAGCATCGTCCTCCTGCGGCACCAGGGCGTGCCTGATCTACATCCGGCCCACGACCGCCGCTTGAGCGCCGGCGATGTGATCGCCGTGCTCGGCAGCCCGTCCAGGTTGAACCAAATGGTGGCCAAGAATCAGTAG
- a CDS encoding alpha/beta hydrolase: protein MKRLARTALIVIGLLLLLVLTVPLLIPVPPLPGLLPPEQVADADSEFITVNGLRLHVKRSGQGEPLMVLLHGFGSHTETWRSVQPQLSALGTVIAFDRPGFGLTERPLTWTGASPYSPAAQVDLVIGLLDQLGIQRAILIGNSAGGTISAQVALRYPDRVSALVLVDPAIYAGGGTPSLVRPLLNSPQMRHLGPLLARSQAANIANLLPTAYHDPSKATSEMLAFYQRPLKVENWDRGFYEFLAASRSPGTLSEDVKRLALPVLVVTGEFDTWVPTEQSLRLAREIPGAQLAVMPNCGHVPQEECPQDFLQAVIPFITG from the coding sequence ATGAAGCGACTTGCCCGTACCGCCCTGATTGTCATCGGTCTCCTGCTCCTCCTGGTTCTAACCGTCCCCTTGTTGATCCCCGTGCCGCCGCTGCCCGGCCTTCTACCGCCGGAGCAAGTGGCCGACGCGGACAGCGAGTTCATCACCGTCAACGGCCTGCGCCTGCACGTCAAGCGCAGCGGCCAGGGCGAGCCGCTCATGGTGCTCTTGCACGGTTTCGGCTCGCACACCGAGACCTGGCGATCGGTGCAACCGCAACTCTCTGCCCTGGGCACGGTCATCGCCTTCGATCGCCCCGGCTTTGGCCTGACCGAGCGCCCCCTCACCTGGACCGGCGCCAGCCCATACAGCCCGGCCGCCCAGGTTGACCTGGTGATCGGTCTGCTCGATCAGCTCGGCATCCAGCGGGCCATTCTGATCGGCAACTCGGCCGGCGGCACGATCAGCGCGCAGGTCGCGCTGCGCTACCCGGATCGAGTTTCCGCGCTGGTGCTGGTTGACCCGGCCATCTACGCCGGCGGCGGCACGCCCTCGCTGGTCAGGCCGCTGCTCAACTCGCCGCAGATGCGTCACCTGGGGCCGCTGCTGGCGCGTTCGCAAGCCGCCAACATCGCCAATCTGCTGCCCACCGCTTACCATGACCCGTCGAAGGCCACATCGGAGATGCTGGCGTTCTACCAGCGCCCGCTCAAGGTCGAGAACTGGGACCGGGGTTTCTACGAATTCCTGGCCGCCAGCCGGTCGCCGGGCACGCTGAGCGAGGATGTCAAGCGCCTTGCCCTGCCGGTCCTGGTCGTTACTGGCGAGTTCGACACCTGGGTGCCCACGGAGCAGAGCCTGCGCCTGGCGCGGGAAATCCCCGGCGCGCAGCTGGCCGTCATGCCCAACTGCGGCCATGTGCCGCAGGAAGAATGCCCGCAAGATTTCCTGCAGGCCGTCATACCATTCATCACTGGATGA
- a CDS encoding carotenoid biosynthesis protein → MQKPDDRGTSESAEAFQESEYQAFGFMRTWARTGLLWLPRHQSAILFSAAWLLIIVILPIFQRNLGVEALPRGVIISVLLQLIAVIAILTDAWGGVRVARVAVVVVALAWAAEAFGVATGFPFGAYRYTAVLQPQVAHVPLLVPLAWLMLLPLAWAVAEAIVGHARPLPYALVTALAFTAWDLFLDPHMVHWGFWIWAAPGGYFGIPWSNFLGWLLVSAVITLLVRAPPVPVRPLLFIYTITWVLEAIGQAFFWRLPGPAAVGALAVGLFVFLAWRGVARNQMP, encoded by the coding sequence ATGCAGAAGCCTGACGATCGCGGGACATCTGAAAGCGCCGAAGCCTTCCAGGAATCAGAATACCAGGCGTTTGGCTTCATGCGCACGTGGGCACGCACTGGTCTCTTATGGCTCCCACGGCATCAGTCGGCCATCCTCTTTAGCGCCGCCTGGCTGCTCATCATCGTCATACTGCCGATTTTTCAGCGCAACCTCGGCGTCGAGGCCCTGCCGCGCGGCGTCATCATCAGCGTTCTCTTGCAGCTCATTGCCGTGATCGCCATCCTGACGGACGCATGGGGTGGGGTGCGCGTGGCGCGGGTTGCGGTCGTCGTGGTTGCGTTGGCCTGGGCCGCTGAGGCGTTCGGCGTCGCCACTGGTTTCCCGTTCGGCGCCTACCGTTACACGGCTGTGCTGCAACCGCAGGTCGCGCACGTGCCGCTGCTCGTTCCCCTGGCCTGGCTCATGCTTTTGCCCCTGGCCTGGGCAGTGGCAGAAGCGATAGTCGGCCACGCGCGGCCGCTTCCCTACGCGCTGGTAACGGCCCTGGCCTTTACTGCCTGGGATCTTTTTCTCGATCCGCACATGGTACACTGGGGTTTTTGGATCTGGGCTGCGCCCGGCGGTTATTTCGGCATTCCCTGGAGCAACTTCCTGGGCTGGCTACTCGTGTCTGCCGTCATCACGCTGCTTGTGCGTGCCCCGCCTGTGCCTGTGCGGCCGCTCCTCTTCATCTATACCATCACCTGGGTGCTGGAAGCGATCGGGCAAGCCTTCTTCTGGCGCCTGCCTGGGCCGGCCGCGGTTGGCGCCCTGGCTGTGGGCCTGTTCGTGTTCCTGGCCTGGCGCGGTGTTGCCCGCAACCAGATGCCATGA
- a CDS encoding alpha/beta fold hydrolase translates to MKTKRLLWLTPLFLLIALAVGFLAWTTLSAAAPMAEAITVTQESTTLAGENWLVFQPPTANPTTGLVFYPGGLVDARAYAPAARQIADAGYLVVIVPMPLKLAFFDANRAGEVMQAYPAVQRWVIGGHSLGGAMAAQFAYQHPDQVAGLALWAAYPAANNSLADRRLAVTSIFGTLDGLATGDKISASVPLLPPDTRFVAIEGGNHAQFGWYGKQSGDNEATITREAQQAQTVAATLALLSEVAK, encoded by the coding sequence ATGAAAACCAAACGCTTACTCTGGCTGACTCCGCTTTTCCTGCTGATCGCGCTCGCGGTCGGCTTCCTGGCCTGGACCACGCTGTCCGCCGCCGCACCCATGGCCGAAGCGATCACCGTCACGCAGGAAAGTACAACGCTGGCCGGCGAGAACTGGCTCGTCTTCCAGCCGCCGACGGCCAACCCAACCACGGGCCTGGTGTTCTACCCCGGCGGCCTGGTTGACGCCCGCGCCTATGCCCCGGCCGCCCGCCAGATCGCCGACGCCGGCTACCTGGTCGTGATCGTACCGATGCCGCTCAAACTCGCCTTCTTCGACGCCAACCGCGCCGGCGAGGTCATGCAGGCCTACCCCGCGGTGCAGCGCTGGGTCATCGGCGGCCATTCCCTGGGCGGCGCCATGGCCGCGCAGTTCGCGTATCAGCATCCCGATCAAGTCGCGGGCCTGGCGCTTTGGGCGGCCTATCCGGCTGCCAACAACAGCCTGGCCGACCGCCGCCTGGCCGTGACTTCGATCTTCGGCACGCTCGATGGCCTGGCGACCGGCGACAAGATCAGCGCCTCGGTTCCACTCCTGCCGCCTGACACCCGCTTCGTCGCCATCGAGGGCGGCAACCATGCCCAGTTCGGTTGGTACGGCAAGCAGTCGGGCGACAACGAAGCGACCATCACGCGCGAGGCACAGCAAGCGCAAACCGTGGCCGCGACCCTGGCCCTGCTGAGCGAGGTTGCAAAGTGA